One segment of Prinia subflava isolate CZ2003 ecotype Zambia chromosome 11, Cam_Psub_1.2, whole genome shotgun sequence DNA contains the following:
- the CLDN11 gene encoding claudin-11 translates to MVATCLHLAGFVCSFVGWIGVVVATATNDWVVTCGYTITTCRKMDELGSKGLWADCVMATGLYHCKPLVDILILPGYVQACRALMIAASVLGLPAIFLLITVLPCIRMGHEPGAAKYRRSQLGGILIILLAMCGVVATIWFPVCAHRETTIMSFGYSLYTGWIGSALCLFGGCVIVCCSGDAQTFGENRFYYGSGSSSPTHAKSAHV, encoded by the exons ATGGTGGCCACCTGCCTGCACCTGGCTGGATTTGTCTGCAGTTTTGTAGGGTGGATCGGGGTGGTTGTGGCCACGGCCACCAACGATTGGGTGGTGACTTGCGGCTACACCATCACCACCTGCAGGAAGATGGACGAGCTGGGGTCCAAGGGGCTGTGGGCAGACTGTGTCATGGCAACGGGGCTCTATCACTGCAAGCCCCTCGTGGACATCCTCATACTGCCAG GGTATGTCCAGGCGTGCCGGGCGCTGATGATCGCCGCCTCCGTCCTGGGCCTTCCTGCCATCTTCCTGCTGATAACAGTCCTGCCCTGCATCCGCATGGGCCACGAGCCCGGGGCCGCCAAGTACCGGCGCTCCCAGCTGGGAGGGATCCTCATCATCCTCCTGG ccatgTGCGGCGTCGTGGCCACCATCTGGTTCCCGGTGTGCGCCCACCGTGAGACCACCATCATGAGCTTCGGCTACTCGCTGTACACGGGCTGGATCggctctgccctctgcctctTCGGTGGCTGTGTCATCGTCTGCTGCTCGGGGGACGCGCAGACCTTCGGTGAGAACCGCTTCTACTACGGCTCGGGCTCCAGCTCGCCCACCCACGCCAAGAGCGCGCACGTGTAG
- the SLC7A14 gene encoding solute carrier family 7 member 14, with product MSGFLSRLDPRRVPWGAAGHALRARVLRTKPVESMLEGTGAAAVQGARLAKVLTTLDLISLGVGSCVGTGMYVVSGLVAKEMAGPGVIVSFIIAAVASILSGVCYAEFGVRVPKTTGSAYTYSYVTVGEFVAFFIGWNLILEYLIGTAAGASALSSMFDSLANHTISRWMINSVGTLNGLGKGEESYPDLLALVIAVIVTIIVAMGVKNSVGLNNVLNVINLAVWVFIMIAGLFYIKSDNWAEGQFLPFGWPGVLKGAATCFYAFIGFDIIATTGEEAKNPNTSIPYAITASLVTCLTAYVSVSMILTLMVPYDAIDTESPLMEMFVVHGFYAAKFIVAIGSVAGLTVSLLGSLFPMPRVIYAMAGDGLLFRFLSHVSSYTETPVVACIVSGFLAALLSLLVSLRDLIEMMSIGTLLAYTLVSVCVLLLRYQPESDIDGFVKFLSEEHTKKKEGILADCEKEACSPGSEGEEFSGPPTNTCGAKNLPSLGDNEMLIGKSDKSAYNVNHPNYGTVDMTSGIEADESENIYLIKLKKLIGPRYYTMRIHLGLPGKMDRPTAATGHTVTTCVLLLFVLMFIFCSFIIFGSDYISEQSWWAVLLVVLMVLLIAVLVFVILQQPENPKKLPYMAPCLPFVPAFAMLVNIYLMLKLSTVTWIRFAVWCFVGLLIYFGYGMWNSTLEISAREEALHQSTYQRYDVDVDPFSVEDGFSFAPEGESYPAWGPSEDKSFSYQQMAGAKESHRTSSRPKSKGRHKPPSDALIANDELDYSPE from the exons atgAGCGGGTTCCTGTCCCGGCTGGACCCCCGGCGGGTGCCCTGGGGGGCGGCGGGCCATGCCCTGCGCGCCCGCGTGCTGCGCACCAAGCCCGTGGAGTCCATGCTGGAGGGCACCGGCGCCGCGGCCGTGCAGGGCGCCCGCCTGGCCAAGGTGCTCACCACCCTCGACCTCATCTCCCTGGGCGTGGGGAGCTGCGTGGGCACTGGCATGTACGTGGTGTCCGGCCTGGTGGCCAAGGAGATGGCGGGGCCCGGGGTCATCGTGTCCTTCATCATCGCTGCCGTCGCGTCCATCTTGTCAG GCGTTTGCTACGCCGAGTTCGGCGTGCGGGTCCCCAAGACCACGGGCTCTGCCTACACCTACAGCTACGTGACCGTAGGTGAGTTCGTGGCCTTCTTCATCGGCTGGAACCTCATCCTGGAGTACCTGATCGGGACGGCGGCGGGCGCCAGCGCCCTCAGCAGCATGTTCGACTCGCTGGCCAACCACACCATCAGCCGCTGGATGATCAACAGCGTCGGCACGCTCAACGGCCTGG ggaaaggagaggagtcATACCCCGACCTTCTTGCTCTGGTCATTGCTGTCATTGTCACCATCATTGTGGCCATGGGGGTGAAGAACTCGGTGGGCCTGAACAACGTGCTCAATGTCATTAACTTGGCAGTTTGGGTCTTCATCATGATTGCTGGTCTGTTCTACATCAAAAGTGACAACTGGGCTGAAGGGCAGTTCCTGCCGTTCGGATGGCCAGGG GTGCTCAAGGGGGCTGCCACCTGTTTCTACGCCTTCATTGGCTTCGACATCATTGCTACCACGGGAGAAGAGGCAAAGAATCCCAACACTTCCATCCCCTACGCCATCACAGCCTCGCTCGTCACCTGCCTGACAGCTTATGTGTCT GTGAGCATGATCCTCACGCTGATGGTGCCCTACGATGCCATCGACACTGAGTCCCCACTGATGGAAATGTTCGTGGTCCACGGCTTCTACGCAGCCAAGTTCATCGTTGCCATTGGGTCCGTGGCCGGCCTGACTGTCAGCTTGCTGGGCTCCCTCTTCCCAATGCCCAGGGTTATTTATGCCATGGCTGGTGATGGGCTGCTCTTCAG GTTTTTGTCCCACGTCAGTTCTTACACAGAAACCCCTGTGGTGGCTTGCATCGTGTCCGGgttcctggcagctctgctgtccttgcTGGTCAGCCTGAGGGACCTGATTGAGATGATGTCCATTGGCACCCTGCTTGCCTACACGCTGGTGTCCGTCTGCGTCCTGCTCCTCCGGTACCAACCCGAGAGCGACATCGACGGCTTCGTCAAATTCCTCTCCGAGGAGCACACCAAGAAGAAGGAGGGCATCCTGGCCGACTGTGAGAAGGAGGCTTGCTCCCCCGGCAGTGAAGGAGAGGAGTTCTCCGGCCCGCCAACCAACACGTGCGGGGCAAAAAACCTGCCGTCGCTAGGAGATAACGAGATGCTAATTGGGAAATCAGATAAATCCGCCTACAATGTGAATCACCCCAATTATGGCACAGTCGACATGACCTCGGGCATAGAGGCAGATGAGTCTGAGAACATCTATCTCATCAAGCTGAAGAAGCTGATCGGCCCTCGGTACTACACCATGCGGATCCACCTTGGGCTGCCGGGTAAAATGGATCGACCGACAGCGGCCACCGGCCACACGGTCACCACCTGTGTGCTCCTGCTCTTCGTCCTGATGTTCATCTTCTGCTCCTTCATCATTTTTGGGTCGGACTACATCTCCGAGCAGAGCTGGTGGGCTGTCCTCCTGGTGGTGCTGATGGTCCTGCTCATCgctgtgctggtgtttgtgATCTTGCAGCAGCCAGAAAACCCCAAGAAGCTGCCCTACATGGCCCCTTGTCTGCCCTTCGTCCCTGCCTTTGCCATGCTGGTGAATATCTATCTCATGCTGAAGCTCTCCACAGTCACATGGATACGATTTGCTGTCTGGTGTTTTGTGG GTCTGCTCATCTACTTTGGCTATGGGATGTGGAACAGCACGCTGGAGATCAGCGCCCGGGAGGAGGCCCTGCACCAGAGCACCTACCAGCGCTACGACGTGGATGTGGACCCCTTCTCCGTGGAAGACGGCTTCTCCTTCGCCCCCGAGGGCGAGAGCTACCCGGCCTGGGGCCCTTCTGAGGACAAGAGCTTCTCCTACCAGCAAATGGCGGGCGCCAAGGAGAGCCATCGGACAAGTAGCAGGCCGAAGAGCAAAGGCCGGCACAAACCGCCGTCGGATGCTCTGATCGCCAACGACGAGTTGGACTACTCGCCCGAGTAG